One segment of Triticum aestivum cultivar Chinese Spring chromosome 2A, IWGSC CS RefSeq v2.1, whole genome shotgun sequence DNA contains the following:
- the LOC123188699 gene encoding uncharacterized protein has product MEPSVSPPGAPKQAGTRRPCTGCSVKDLCLVSKQGSIAEVESALALIKKNGGSIDGRNAFGLGALHLATWRNHLPIVRRLLDAGANPDARDGESGWSSLHRALHFGHLCIAGVLLQFGASLNLEDTKGRTPIDLLSGPVSQANGDSPNSVATEVFSWGSGTNYQLGTGNAHIQKLPCKVDALHGSYIKTVAASKFHSVAVSSDGELYTWGFGRGGRLGHPDIQSGQTTAVITPRQVTVGLGRKKVNVVAAAKHHTVIATSAGELFTWGSNREGQLGYPSVDTQPTPRRVSSLKQRIIAVAAANKHSAAVADTGEVFTWGSNKEGQLGYGTSNSASNCIPRMVEYLKGKVFKGVSAAKYHTLVFGADGEVFTWGHRLVTPRRVVIARCLKKGGNANVKFHRMERLQVISVAAGVMHSTALTADGAILYWNSSDLDLRCQQIFSMCGRNVVSISAGKYWTALATSTGDVFMCDAKKRKDETPVFTRVNGVKRASSVCVGETHMLVLSSIYHPEYPPKPKFQSKKPSSEWSGVMEELDEDILFTDVQPETDLSVTSNEMSKGIPSLKSLCEKVAIQHIMEPKNAIQLLEVADSLEAKELKKHCEDTAIRNLDYIFTVAAPSIMNASPEILANLERLLDEKSSEPWSHRRLPTMTATYPAVIDSDAEGDNAGGFPRLRDNQKPASKLYGMSGYGNFLQKESNAEQFVSKQIRAIRKKLQQIEMLEAKQLDGHQLDDQQLAKLESRASLESELAELGFPTEAFSRPSVYVPNKKSEGSKKQKKKIKQAAQSDITSIKHEDKEQNHNKELPEVLPTHGSSEKEPVKPSDDGTSSNTKAIFYPLGNKASRPTSSKKKNKKGGLSLFLSGALDDTSKLSLPTPAVPVTPKQEGPAWGGAKITKGPASLRDIQSEQRSKTNELVTTKAKDRHEDSPDSAGLLRLSSFMPDACSSPISVAPARAVPAHEGDKSTPPWSSSATSPNLSRPSLRDIQMQQEKRHHGVVSHSPKTRTSGFAIPSLGAAPEVVGVKDNVPNRWFKPETDTPSSIRSIQIEEQAMKDFKRFYTTVRIMKPQV; this is encoded by the exons ATGGAGCCTTCAGTATCTCCGCCAGGCGCACCGAAGCAAGCTGGCACGCGCAGACCTTGTACTGGATGCTCTGTGAAGGATTTGTGTCTTGTTTCAAAACAAGGGTCAATAGCTGAAGTGGAATCTGCTTTGGCCTTGATAAAAAAGAACGGTGGAAGCATTGACGGTAGAAATGCATTTGGCCTTGGTGCCCTCCACCTTGCAACATGGAGAAATCACCTTCCAATCGTCAGGCGGCTCCTAGATGCTGGTGCTAATCCAGATGCAAGG GATGGAGAATCCGGTTGGAGCAGCCTTCACAGAGCACTTCATTTTGGCCACTTGTGCATTGCTGGTGTTCTTCTACAGTTTGGTGCATCCCTCAATTTGGAGGACACCAAGGGTCGTACACCTATTGATCTTCTCTCTGGCCCTGTATCACAGGCTAATGGGGATTCTCCCAATTCAG TTGCAACGGAAGTCTTCAGTTGGGGAAGTGGAACAAACTATCAACTGGGAACTGGCAATGCCCACATACAAAAACTACCTTGCAAAGTAGATGCCTTGCATGGGTCATATATCAAAACTGTTGCTGCATCAAAGTTCCACAGTGTAGCAGTCAGTTCTGATGGTGAATTATACACTTGGGGATTTGGTCGAGGTGGTCGTCTTGGACATCCGGATATTCAGAG TGGCCAGACGACAGCTGTGATTACCCCTCGCCAAGTGACAGTTGGATTAGGCCGTAAAAAGGTGAATGTTGTGGCTGCTGCGAAACATCACACAGTGATTGCTACATCAGCTGGGGAATTGTTTACCTGGGGATCAAACAGAG AGGGTCAGCTTGGTTACCCTTCTGTCGATACCCAACCAACACCAAGGCGTGTTAGTTCACTCAAGCAAAGGATAATTGCAGTAGCCGCTGCAAACAAGCACTCAGCAGCAGTTGCCGATACTGGCGAAGTGTTCACATGGGGTTCCAATAAGGAGGGCCAGCTAGGCTATGGCACTTCAAACTCGGCATCCAATTGCATTCCAAGAATGGTAGAGTATTTGAAAGGAAAAGTATTTAAAGgtgtatctgcagcaaaatatcaTACGTTAGTGTTTGGGGCTGATGGTGAG GTGTTCACTTGGGGTCATCGCCTCGTGACCCCTCGCCGTGTTGTAATAGCTAGATGTCTTAAGAAGGGTGGAAATGCAAATGTGAAGTTTCATCGTATGGAGCGACTTCAGGTGATCTCTGTGGCAGCTGGAGTGATGCACAGTACTGCTCTAACAGCTGATGGTGCTATTTTGTACTGGAATTCATCGGATCTGGACTTAAGATGTCAACAG ATATTCTCTATGTGTGGACGGAATGTAGTGAGCATCTCAGCTGGAAAGTACTGGACTGCACTGGCTACATCAACTGGTGATGTTTTCATGTGTGATGCAAAGAAACGTAAGGATGAAACTCCAGTATTTACTCGAGTGAATGGTGTTAAGCGAGCATCATCAGTTTGTGTTGGTGAAACACATATGCTTGTGCTTTCTAGTATTTACCATCCCGAGTATCCACCCAAACCCAAATTCCAAAGCAAAAAGCCCTCATCAGAATGGAGTGGTGTGATGGAAGAGTTGGATGAAGACATATTGTTTACTGATGTCCAGCCTGAAACTGATCTATCTGTTACCAGCAATGAAATGAGCAAAGGCATACCCAGTCTGAAGAGCCTCTGTGAGAAAGTTGCAATTCAGCATATAATGGAGCCAAAGAATGCTATACAACTTCTTGAAGTTGCTGATTCCTTGGAAGCCAAAGAGCTCAAGAAGCACTGTGAG GATACAGCTATTCGCAACCTTGATTACATCTTCACAGTGGCAGCTCCTTCAATTATGAATGCTTCTCCTGAAATTCTTGCAAATTTAGAGAGATTGCTGGATGAAAAATCCTCGGAGCCCTGGAGTCACCGCCGTCTTCCCACAATGACAGCTACTTATCCTGCTGTCATTGATAGCGATGCAGAGGGAGATAATGCAGGAGGATTCCCTAGGCTCAGGGACAATCAGAAGCCTGCATCAAAGTTGTATGGAATGTCAGGTTATGGTAACTTCCTTCAGAAAGAAAGCAATGCTGAGCAATTTGTCTCCAAACAGATCAGGGCAATTCGCAAGAAACTGCAGCAGATTGAGATGCTCGAGGCTAAACAACTGGATGGTCATCAGCTTGATGATCAACAGCTAGCAAAGCTCGAGTCTAGGGCTTCCCTTGAAAGTGAACTTGCAGAGCTTGGCTTTCCAACAGAAGCATTTTCAAGACCTTCAGTTTATGTGCCAAACAAAAAATCTGAGGGTTCtaagaaacagaagaagaaaatCAAGCAGGCAGCACAATCTGATATTACCTCTATAAAGCATGAGGACAAGGAGCAAAACCACAATAAGGAGCTTCCAGAAGTGTTACCAACCCATGGCTCTTCAGAAAAG GAACCAGTCAAACCATCTGATGATGGCACTTCGAGTAACACAAAAGCCATCTTTTATCCATTAGGGAACAAAGCTTCCCGGCCAACTTCatcaaagaagaagaacaagaaaggtGGCTTGTCATTGTTTTTGAGTGGTGCTCTTGATGACACCTCAAAGCTAAGCTTGCCTACTCCTGCTGTGCCTGTGACACCAAAGCAAGAAGGACCTGCCTGGGGTGGAGCTAAGATAACGAAGGGACCTGCTTCCCTTCGTGATATTCAAAGCGAGCAGAGGTCGAAAACGAACGAGCTGGTGACGACGAAAGCAAAAGACCGCCATGAGGATTCACCTGACAGTGCTGGGCTTTTGCGGCTTTCTTCATTTATGCCTGATGCGTGTTCAAGTCCAATATCTGTTGCACCTGCTCGTGCTGTTCCTGCTCACGAAGGGGATAAGAGCACACCTCCTTGGTCATCTTCAGCTACCTCACCCAACCTATCACGGCCTTCACTCAGGGACATACAGATGCAGCAG GAGAAACGGCACCACGGCGTTGTCTCCCACAGTCCGAAAACCCGGACATCAGGCTTTGCCATACCATCCCTGGGCGCAGCGCCAGAGGTTGTTGGCGTGAAGGACAACGTTCCCAACCGCTGGTTTAAGCCAGAGACTGACACCCCGTCCTCCATCCGCTCGATCCAGATTGAGGAACAAGCGATGAAGGACTTCAAGCGTTTCTACACCACCGTGAGGATCATGAAGCCACAGGTCTAG